The following are from one region of the Platichthys flesus chromosome 2, fPlaFle2.1, whole genome shotgun sequence genome:
- the kctd6a gene encoding BTB/POZ domain-containing protein KCTD6a, which yields MENGDLGHMMGAPVTLNVGGSMYSVTMSTLQRYPESMLGAMFSGDFPTVKDSHGNVFIDRDGPLFRYVLNFLRTSELTLPCDFKERKLLRKEADFYQIEPLIQCLGDPRPGLHYPTDSYEEVVELSSTRKLSKYSNPVAVIITQLTITTKVHAVLQSISSSFTKWNKHMMDTRDYQVSFTFGPCDHQQEISLRVHLLDFISKAGFAIRNTRVHHMSERANENTVEHNWTFCRRVRKVND from the exons ATGGAGAATGGAGACCTGGGTCACatg ATGGGGGCGCCAGTTACTCTGAACGTTGGCGGTTCTATGTACAGCGTGACTATGTCCACGCTGCAGCGTTATCCAGAATCCATGTTGGGAGCCATGTTCAGCGGAGACTTCCCCACAGTGAAGGACTCCCATGGAAACGTTTTCATCGACCGCGACGGTCCCCTGtttcg CTACGTCCTCAACTTCCTGCGGACGTCGGAGCTCACGCTGCCGTGCGACTTCaaggagaggaagctgctcagGAAGGAGGCGGACTTCTATCAGATCGAGCCCCTGATCCAGTGCCTGGGAGACCCCAGACCCGGGCTGCACTACCCCACTGACTCTTATGAGGAGGTAGTGGAACTGTCCAGCACCAGGAAACTGTCTAAATACTCCAACCCTGTTGCAGTCATCATCACCCAACTCACCATCACCACCAAG GTCCATGCAGTGTTGCAGTCCATCTCCAGCAGTTTCACAAagtggaacaaacacatgatggACACCAGAGACTACCAGGTGTCCTTCACCTTCGGACCATGTGACCACCAACAGGAAATCAGCCTGCGTGTCCACTTGCTGGACTTCATCTCTAAAGCT GGTTTCGCAATACGCAACACGCGTGTTCACCACATGAGTGAACGAGCCAATGAAAACACTGTGGAACACAATTGGACGTTCTGCCGACGAGTTCGGAAAGTTAATGACTGA
- the ccdc71 gene encoding uncharacterized protein ccdc71, whose amino-acid sequence MADAGKGPVVGRPLAYANEERKAVHSWSRISSAGHNVLLDALKILSPMSHDFSCTEELVTFLQELSEEGHKPLVLSSKDVYRYRSCTNQLLTVDMLKPPNKTVRPTAKRRGRRPVTKKREVHPSWNTSEESIPLIQGVRPPELLVDHPTIVCSRTPVQTAETSRTLQVQPCLRLTNIEGLSGFHTARLQIHTTWNSSSEAPSVSFSQQQHPLMLSGIPLQPSQNGGRASTKAVALFSQKSLSCPIRLDGALIGDSAPVFSANGVAFPQTHTELTSNGFHRTSQGTKELNIPARQRNGWKDKNTFRSKVIKVDDSRSVADARRKAQKILQVNLSPVIQIQPLNHVLRDFRYQNN is encoded by the coding sequence ATGGCTGACGCGGGAAAAGGTCCCGTGGTTGGCCGGCCATTGGCATATGCGAATGAAGAGCGTAAGGCTGTTCATTCCTGGTCCCGGATCTCGTCGGCAGGGCACAACGTCCTTCTGGACGCTCTCAAGATCCTCAGTCCGATGTCCCATGACTTCTCGTGCACAGAGGAGTTAGTCACCTTCCTTCAGGAGCTGAGCGAGGAGGGCCACAAGCCCCTTGTGCTGAGCAGCAAGGACGTCTACAGATATCGCTCCTGCACGAACCAACTCTTGACTGTAGACATGCTAAAGCCACCCAACAAGACCGTTAGACCGACAGCCAAGAGAAGGGGAAGGAGGCCCGTGACCAAGAAGAGAGAGGTACACCCATCCTGGAACACTTCTGAGGAGAGCATCCCCTTAATTCAAGGGGTCCGCCCTCCAGAGCTGCTAGTGGACCATCCCACCATTGTCTGCAGTAGGACCCCCGTTCAGACTGCAGAGACGTCGCGGACACTGCAGGTGCAGCCTTGTCTCCGACTGACCAACATTGAAGGCCTGTCGGGGTTCCACACGGCCAGACTCCAGATCCACACTACCTGGAACTCGTCCTCTGAGGCAccctctgtttccttttcacaGCAACAGCACCCTCTGATGCTTTCAGGAATACCTTTGCAGCCTTCTCAGAACGGTGGCAGGGCGTCCACCAAAGCCGTGGCCTTGTTTAGTCAGAAGAGCCTGTCCTGCCCTATCCGGCTTGATGGTGCCCTCATTGGAGATTCGGCACCAGTCTTCTCCGCTAATGGTGTGGCGTttccacagactcacacagagctGACCAGCAATGGCTTCCACAGGACCAGTCAGGGCACGAAGGAATTGAACATCCCGGCCCGGCAGAGAAATGGTTGGAAGGACAAGAACACTTTTAGATCGAAAGTGATAAAGGTGGACGACTCTCGGTCGGTAGCCGACGCTCGCAGAAAAGCGCAGAAGATCCTGCAGGTCAATCTTTCACCTGTGATTCAGATCCAACCTCTCAATCACGTCTTGAGAGACTTTAGATACCAGAATAACTGA